The window AATATTACTTCCAAGACTACTTGCTAATAATCCTGCGAGGGTCATACATGACTAAAAAAATTCTTTTGATTGTTTTAATTGTTTTATCAGTTACTTTTGTTTCCGGTTGCACTAATCTTGCCAAAGACTTCTCCGAAAAATTCGGCAATATTGAGAAACCCGACAATATTGAGAGCAGTGCGGAATCAGCTTCAGATCTTCTCAGTAGTGAAACTGACGTTCTCTATCAGGTTTCAACAATCGATGCCCTGCTTCAGGGCGTTTACGATGGAGTCCTACCAGTTGCGGAACTTGCAACCCACGGAGACTTTGGTATAGGAACTTTTGACGGGCTCGAAGGGGAAATGCTTGCCCTCGACGGCAATTACTATCAGATAAAAACAGATGGAATTGCCTATCCTGTATCCGGGGAAATGCTCACTCCTTTTGCCATTGTCACATACTTTGAAGCCGATGAAAATTTCCGACTTGAGAAACCTGTAAACCTTACCGAACTTGAAAACTTCCTTGACCTTAACCTGCCTTCGGAAAACCTTTTTTATGCGGTCCGGGTTAACGGGAATTTCTCTTATATAAAAGCACGAAGTGTACCCAGACAGGAAAAACCTTATCCAAAACTTGCGGATGCGGTATCCACCCAGTCTGTTTTCGAATTTGAAAACATAAGCGGCACACTGGTAGGGTTCAAAGCCCCTGAATATGTGAAAGGTGTAAATGTGCCCGGGTATCACCTTCACTTCATTACGGAAGATAGAAATGCAGGTGGACATGTCCTGGACTTTGAGATGGAAAACGGAGATGCTGCCATCGATATTACAAGCGAGTTCTTCATGGAGCTCCCCACCAGCGGAGACTTCTATAACGTGAAACTGGGTCAGGACCTCCAGAATGATATGGAAAAGGTTGAAAAATGACCTCTAATTTTCACTTTATGATATTTTCCTAGACTTTTTGAAGGAAAATTTCCCCACTTCCCTTTTATATTCGTTTTATTCCCCTTACTTATGCTAATTTTATATTTACTTCTCGTCCCACTTTCGTTCAATTTTTGTATTTTATTTCCCTGTACTTCTTCTTAATTTAATTTCCGTTTTGCCCTTATTTGATCTTGTAAATTTTTAGGTCTGTTAGTTTGTTTTACTTCCTTTTATTTCTTCGTTCTTTTTTTCTTCGTTTGATTTATTTGTTGAGACGTGAATCTCAACATTCCGCCTGTTCTAGAGATTTTGCAGCTTTTATCCTGATTTACTATTTTGATTTACTATTCCCGATACAACTGTAACTGTATTCCGGTTTACATGTTCGGTACTGAAACTTTCATCTTCAGGTGCATTCCCGGTATATCCCCGAACTTTCCGGAAATGTCTGTGTTTCTGAAGCTTTCAAACTGTTCATAGTACTGAGCGCGTTCAACCAGTCCTCTGAATATCTCTTCCATTGTATTCACCTCTATTTCTAAAAACTACTTCAGTATTTATTAAGCTCCGCCAAGCAGGGTGAAAGTATTATTGGATGGAGTCCGGGAGATGGAGGTTTCAAAATCTATATGGTCACCAGACCTGAAAATCTCTCAACATAGGTTGATATTATTCTTTGTTCCTGGAAGAACAAAGATACATCTAAAATGTGTTTGAAATAAAAGACTTTGAAATAAAAGAGTTTGAAATAAAAAAGTAATAGGGAAATTGGTTTACTGTTCTTTTGCAAGAGCTGCAAGCTGCTCTCCAAGTTTTCTGCATTTTTCCAGTTCTTTTTCATATGGCCTGTACCGAACCTGCAGTCCGGGTTCGAGCACCTCTATTCCCGCATTTATTAATTCCTGTTCGATTGTTTTTACTGCTCCTCCTCCCCAACCGTATGACCCGAACGCCACAGCTTTTTTCTTCTGGGGGCGCAGGCCTTTGAGGTATACCAGGAAGTCCCCTACTGTGGGAAAGAGCCCGTTATTAAGGGTTGGTGAGCCTACTGCAAAAGCTGCTGCATCAAGCATCTCTTTCATTATATGGTTCCGGGTGTTTTTCCGGATATTAAGAAGTTTGACCTCAACTCCCGCGTTCCGAACAGTTTCTGCAATCTCGTTTGCCATCATTTCCGTGCTGCCCCACATAGTATCGTATATAACAAGCACCTTTTCCTTTACTTCCCCATTAGCCCATGCCCTGTATGCCTCAAGGATTTTTTTGAGGTCCTGTTTCCATATGATTCCGTGGGCAGGGGCGATCTGCAGAGGGTCTACTCCCAGTTTGTCCAGCACTTCCAGAAAGCGAAGAAGGGGCATGGGAAACGGCATCAGTATGTTTGCATAATACTCGGCAGCTTCCGGGATAACATCCCCGACTTCGGAATCATACCTCTTTGAAGTGGCTATATGCTGGCCGAAACCATCATTTGAGAAGAGGATCCTATCTTCTTTCAGGAAAGTTTCCATGCTGTCAGGCCAGTGCAGCATTGTGGCTTCCAGGAACATGAGGGTCTTGCCTCCAAGGTCCAGCTGGTCTCCGGTCTTCACAACCTCAAGGTCCCAGTTCTCGCTGCCTGAGTCTCTGAAGTAGCCGTTAAGGATATCAACGCCCCTTTTTGTAATGAGAATCTTTGCATCGGTTTGTTTTTTAAGCTCTGCCAGGGAACCTGCATGATCAAGTTCCATATGGTTTACTACAATGTAGTCAAGTTTTGAAGGGTCGATTATCCGGGTGAGGCGCCTGAACATCTCCCCTGCAAAGGGAGCCTTTACGGTATCTATAAGGGCAGTCTTTTCCCCAACAACAAGGTAGGAGTTGTAGGTTGTCCCACCCGGAGTGGTAAACCCGTGAAAGTCCCTGCCGTTCCAGTCGATTGCTCCTACCCAGTAAACTCCCCTGGCAAGTTCGACGGCCCCGTCTGTATTTTCTATTTTCATATCCCCTCAACCCCCTCAATTTTATCAGGTCTGCATCCGGAACTGAGTTACATTTTCAAAATAGTTGTCAATCATTTCGTAGTGGCCTCTTTCGTACCTTGACAGCATCTCAAAGAATTTTTTCTGAGTCTCGTCTTCGACTCTTTTGGCCATTTCCGAATAAAAGTCTTCACTCTTTCTCTCATGTCTCATGGCTGCAAGAAGAATGCCTGTATCTCCAGGGGTTATCTCGACTCCTTTTATTCGGGCTGTATCGAACTCCGGGCTGAAAGACTGCCCACTGGGGACTTCCGTGCTGATTGTGGGCAGTTCTTTTTTATCGCGGTACCCTTCGAGGTAGCCAATATGCATTACCTCCTCTTCTGCCAGGTGCTTATAGAGTTCCTTGAATTTTGGGTTTTCCATTAAGTCAGCCTGCTGCATGTAGAAGTCCCTTGCTTCTATTTCCCTCTCTATAGCCAGAGCTACGGCTTCTTCTATCCCTTTCAGATTTCTTACTTCATCTATTGTTTCCTGATATGAGCTTTTCATACTTTTATCTCCCTCTGGAACGTTATTTTTTCAGAATTTCCTGATTTTTAAAATGTTTAAATTTCGGTTTCCTTCTTAGCTTTGTGTTTCTTTTGTTCTTTCACTTTTAAGGTTATATCTTCAGAAGGCCGTTCGAGTCCAAATACATCATAAATCTCATAGGGACTGGAAAGTAAGGTTATGTTTTCCATCTGCGCAAGTTTTTCCGAGTTTGTAACATCTACTTCGCGCATACTTAGCTCAAATGCTCTACCACTGGGTGCAGCAGTCTTTACAGTTCCCCTTTTCTGGTCTACAGGCATGATGAAAATAGGGGTTTTTCCTTTCGCGGTCTGAGAAACCGCATTTGTAACAAGGGTATCTGCAATCCCGTATACGATCTTTGCCACTGTATTGGCAGTTGCCGGGGCTATGAGCAGGAAATCATAATATCCCATCTGCAATGGGCCTGCAATAAATGGGGAGTTGGGGCCTGCATCGACTTTGAAGTTAGGGAAATCGTTCTGGATTTTGTCCCACAGGTGATACCATTTCATCACGGTTTCCCCCTCTTTGGACAGGAAAACCATTGTTTCAACGCCTGTTTGGTTCTTAATGTCCACCAGAATACTATAGGTCTCAATCATCTGGTCTCCGGAACCTGTAATTCCCCATGCTATGCGTTTAACTTTCTTGCCTAACGGTTCTACCAAAATAACACCCTCCTTAAGGTTTCAATCTAATCTCTGATGACCTATTATCCTGATTATCTGAATTTTAATCGGATTTCTGAACTTCTAATCCTCTACTTCCAACCTTACCGATTTACTGCTTATTTGCCTCTTCTTTCGATATTTATTCTTTCGGCATTTCTTCTTTCGGCATTTCTTCTTTCGGCATTTCTTCTTTCGGCATTTCTTCTTTCGGCATTTCTTCTTTCGGCATTTCTTCTTTCGGCATTTCTGGTTTCTGAGCTTCAAGCTCCTCTACAGAAGCTGCTTTCTTTACGAGCTGGGTTGTCTGGATAAGCCTCTTAAGGGTTTTTTTAAGGCTCCGCATACCTTCCGAATCCTCTAAAACCCCTTCTGTCCCCTTATCTTTTGACCAGAAGGTCCCTCCCAGGTTTGCTCCAAAGGAACCTCCTCCGACAGGGATCATTTCATTAATTACGTAAAAGTTCAGAATTGTCTGGATAGCAGGCTCCTGCCCGCCTATTCGGTCTCCTCCGTCCGCGATTCCCATTCCAACCTTATTTAGAAAGACCTTGGGGTCTTTTGCAACGACAGCTCTGCAGCGGTCCATAATAGTTTTAGTCTGAGCGCTTACGGTTCCCTGATAGACAGGAGTGCCTATAATCCAGGCATCTGCCCAGATCATTTTGTCGTACAGCTCAGCCGCAATATCATCTTTATGGATGCAGCCTTCCTTTTTCTTAACACAAAAATCACAGTGGATGCA is drawn from Methanosarcina lacustris Z-7289 and contains these coding sequences:
- the budA gene encoding acetolactate decarboxylase → MTKKILLIVLIVLSVTFVSGCTNLAKDFSEKFGNIEKPDNIESSAESASDLLSSETDVLYQVSTIDALLQGVYDGVLPVAELATHGDFGIGTFDGLEGEMLALDGNYYQIKTDGIAYPVSGEMLTPFAIVTYFEADENFRLEKPVNLTELENFLDLNLPSENLFYAVRVNGNFSYIKARSVPRQEKPYPKLADAVSTQSVFEFENISGTLVGFKAPEYVKGVNVPGYHLHFITEDRNAGGHVLDFEMENGDAAIDITSEFFMELPTSGDFYNVKLGQDLQNDMEKVEK
- the afpA gene encoding archaeoflavoprotein AfpA — encoded protein: MVEPLGKKVKRIAWGITGSGDQMIETYSILVDIKNQTGVETMVFLSKEGETVMKWYHLWDKIQNDFPNFKVDAGPNSPFIAGPLQMGYYDFLLIAPATANTVAKIVYGIADTLVTNAVSQTAKGKTPIFIMPVDQKRGTVKTAAPSGRAFELSMREVDVTNSEKLAQMENITLLSSPYEIYDVFGLERPSEDITLKVKEQKKHKAKKETEI
- a CDS encoding ferritin-like domain-containing protein, whose translation is MKSSYQETIDEVRNLKGIEEAVALAIEREIEARDFYMQQADLMENPKFKELYKHLAEEEVMHIGYLEGYRDKKELPTISTEVPSGQSFSPEFDTARIKGVEITPGDTGILLAAMRHERKSEDFYSEMAKRVEDETQKKFFEMLSRYERGHYEMIDNYFENVTQFRMQT
- a CDS encoding FprA family A-type flavoprotein, whose translation is MKIENTDGAVELARGVYWVGAIDWNGRDFHGFTTPGGTTYNSYLVVGEKTALIDTVKAPFAGEMFRRLTRIIDPSKLDYIVVNHMELDHAGSLAELKKQTDAKILITKRGVDILNGYFRDSGSENWDLEVVKTGDQLDLGGKTLMFLEATMLHWPDSMETFLKEDRILFSNDGFGQHIATSKRYDSEVGDVIPEAAEYYANILMPFPMPLLRFLEVLDKLGVDPLQIAPAHGIIWKQDLKKILEAYRAWANGEVKEKVLVIYDTMWGSTEMMANEIAETVRNAGVEVKLLNIRKNTRNHIMKEMLDAAAFAVGSPTLNNGLFPTVGDFLVYLKGLRPQKKKAVAFGSYGWGGGAVKTIEQELINAGIEVLEPGLQVRYRPYEKELEKCRKLGEQLAALAKEQ